In Acidimicrobiales bacterium, the following proteins share a genomic window:
- a CDS encoding methyltransferase domain-containing protein: MAYTHGHHPSVLRSHTWRTATNSAAYLLGSLQAGQDLLDVGCGPGTITLDLAELVAPGRVVGVDAAAEVVAQADELRRSRGVPNAEFRAGDVYGLDLPDASFDVVHAHQVLQHLTDPVTALVEMRRVLRPGGILGVRDSDYGAFVWWPDVPELTRWTELYHQVTARNGADADAGRRLFGWVQRAGFVDVVAGSSTWTFSDPESRAWWAGSWAERVERSALADQAVAYGLADAAELSAIAAGWRRWAEAADGFFAVLHAEVLARCPVAL; this comes from the coding sequence ATGGCGTACACCCACGGCCACCACCCCTCGGTACTGCGCAGCCACACCTGGCGGACGGCGACCAACTCGGCGGCGTACCTGCTGGGCTCGCTGCAGGCCGGCCAGGATCTGCTCGACGTCGGCTGTGGTCCGGGCACCATCACCTTGGACCTGGCCGAGCTGGTGGCGCCGGGGCGGGTGGTGGGTGTCGACGCCGCCGCCGAGGTGGTGGCCCAGGCCGACGAGCTGCGGCGGTCGCGCGGCGTGCCGAACGCCGAGTTCCGCGCCGGCGACGTCTACGGCCTAGACCTTCCCGACGCGTCGTTCGACGTGGTGCACGCCCATCAGGTGCTGCAGCACCTCACCGACCCGGTGACCGCCCTCGTCGAGATGCGCCGGGTCCTGCGGCCGGGCGGGATCCTCGGCGTGCGCGACAGCGACTACGGCGCGTTCGTGTGGTGGCCGGATGTGCCCGAGCTCACCCGCTGGACGGAGCTGTACCACCAGGTGACGGCGCGCAACGGCGCCGACGCCGACGCCGGCCGGCGCCTCTTCGGGTGGGTGCAGCGGGCCGGGTTCGTCGATGTGGTGGCGGGCAGCTCGACGTGGACCTTCTCCGATCCGGAGAGCCGGGCGTGGTGGGCGGGGTCGTGGGCCGAGCGGGTGGAGCGTTCGGCGCTGGCCGACCAGGCCGTCGCCTACGGGCTCGCCGACGCCGCCGAGCTCTCCGCCATCGCGGCCGGATGGAGGCGGTGGGCGGAAGCGGCGGACGGGTTCTTCGCCGTGCTGCACGCCGAGGTGCTGGCCCGCTGCCCGGTGGCGCTCTAG
- a CDS encoding DUF429 domain-containing protein, whose protein sequence is MIDIPGRGRSASVVGVDLAWGRRAPSGLCAVAPDGTVVASATLVTDDQIVGWIGEHAPGPAVVGFDAPLAVTNPSGRRRCEELVSRAFRAQGAGAYPSNRSMPAFVDGGRAAALARRLGLVLDPGDAERSRRGLAVEVYPHSALVALFGLPTRLTYKAGRGRGVELRRAEMARLVGLIEALAGRDPGLGAGAGPRWQLLRTAVTGAARHVDLERVEDELDAHVCAYVARSLAADRRDGGGRVRVLGDWASGAIVTPVDERQAALLDPASPAG, encoded by the coding sequence GTGATCGACATCCCGGGCCGGGGCCGGAGCGCAAGCGTGGTCGGGGTGGACCTGGCGTGGGGGCGGAGGGCGCCGAGCGGATTGTGCGCCGTGGCCCCCGACGGGACGGTCGTGGCGTCGGCCACGCTGGTGACCGACGACCAGATCGTCGGCTGGATCGGGGAGCACGCCCCGGGGCCGGCCGTGGTCGGCTTCGACGCCCCGCTCGCGGTCACCAACCCGTCCGGGCGGCGGCGCTGCGAGGAGCTGGTGAGCCGGGCGTTCCGGGCTCAGGGCGCCGGCGCCTACCCGTCGAACCGGTCCATGCCGGCCTTCGTCGACGGCGGCCGGGCGGCGGCGCTGGCCCGGCGGCTGGGGCTGGTCCTCGACCCCGGCGACGCCGAGCGCAGCCGGCGGGGCCTGGCCGTCGAAGTCTACCCGCACTCGGCCCTGGTGGCCCTCTTCGGGCTGCCGACCCGACTCACCTACAAGGCCGGGCGGGGGCGGGGCGTCGAGCTGCGGCGGGCCGAGATGGCCCGGCTGGTCGGCCTGATCGAGGCGCTGGCGGGCCGGGACCCGGGCCTGGGCGCCGGCGCCGGCCCCCGCTGGCAGCTGCTCCGGACGGCGGTCACGGGAGCGGCGCGCCACGTCGACCTCGAGCGGGTCGAGGACGAGCTCGACGCCCACGTGTGCGCCTACGTGGCGCGGTCCCTGGCCGCCGACCGGAGGGACGGGGGAGGCCGGGTGCGCGTGCTGGGTGACTGGGCGTCGGGAGCCATCGTCACCCCGGTGGACGAGCGCCAGGCGGCTCTGCTCGACCCCGCGTCGCCCGCCGGGTGA
- a CDS encoding secondary thiamine-phosphate synthase enzyme YjbQ, translated as MDTTEVDLDTSGRQVLDVTDVVAAFCRGRGDGLVNVFLPHATAGVALMETGSGSEADLVAALGAVLPRDDRYRHRHGSPGHGADHLLPALVAPSLAIPVEAGRLLLGTWQSVVVVDLNADNPRRRLRLSFLSG; from the coding sequence ATGGACACCACGGAGGTCGACCTGGACACCTCGGGCCGCCAGGTGCTCGACGTCACCGACGTCGTGGCCGCCTTCTGCCGGGGACGGGGGGACGGGCTGGTCAACGTCTTCCTCCCCCATGCCACCGCCGGGGTGGCGCTGATGGAGACCGGATCGGGGTCGGAGGCCGACCTGGTCGCCGCCCTCGGGGCGGTGCTGCCCCGGGACGACCGGTACCGCCACCGGCACGGCTCGCCGGGGCACGGGGCCGACCACCTCCTGCCGGCGCTGGTGGCCCCGTCCCTCGCCATCCCGGTGGAGGCGGGCCGACTCCTCCTCGGCACGTGGCAGAGCGTGGTGGTCGTCGACCTCAACGCCGACAACCCCCGCCGGCGGCTCCGCCTCAGCTTCCTGTCCGGCTGA
- a CDS encoding sugar transferase: MTIDVGLAVPTAADADLASLPVAVTPATPPWLDLVERVHASGPSAAPMAADAALLALATLALGLPPRAGVALAALALLGLIAGRHYVTRSTLETQGIAWYPPRVAASCAVATAVVAAVAGPGVTAWRVGGAGLTGFCALVAVRAVTWLVLSTTRRRGLGLRQTAVLGSGPRAELVVSKLNDFPEAGLAPTMRLDPAWGEGDGGIWASDEAGLAMRSGDIRQIIVVPDGNPEPELRDYLDEVTGVDVALVPPLAELFLIPRGRTFQVGGLPLLPVGRVGRPPHRHPAKRALDLVGSLLALVVLSPVLALSALAIKVTSEGPVIYRQRRVGRDGQLFEIWKFRTMSVGAEGAVVDLRDRNAADGLLFKIEHDPRVTPVGRILRRLSVDELPQLVNVLKGQMSLVGPRPLAVDPESFAPAERGRHAIAPGITGYWQVNGGNALTYQEMIKLDLAYIHGWTLWLDVLLLARTVPALVRRRGPW; this comes from the coding sequence ATGACCATCGACGTCGGCCTTGCGGTGCCCACGGCGGCTGATGCTGACCTGGCGTCACTGCCGGTGGCGGTAACCCCGGCCACTCCACCCTGGCTCGATCTCGTCGAGCGGGTCCACGCCAGTGGACCCTCGGCGGCGCCGATGGCGGCCGACGCCGCCCTCCTCGCCCTCGCCACCCTGGCCCTGGGTCTGCCCCCCCGGGCCGGGGTGGCGTTGGCGGCGCTGGCCCTCCTGGGCCTCATCGCCGGGCGCCACTACGTGACCCGATCGACACTGGAGACCCAGGGGATCGCCTGGTACCCGCCGCGGGTGGCCGCGAGCTGCGCGGTGGCCACCGCCGTGGTGGCGGCGGTGGCCGGCCCCGGGGTGACGGCCTGGCGGGTCGGCGGGGCCGGCCTGACCGGCTTCTGCGCCCTGGTGGCGGTGCGGGCCGTGACCTGGTTGGTCCTCAGCACCACCCGCCGCCGGGGTCTGGGGCTGCGCCAGACGGCCGTCCTCGGCAGCGGGCCCCGGGCCGAGCTGGTGGTGAGCAAGCTCAACGACTTCCCCGAGGCGGGCCTGGCCCCGACGATGCGGCTCGACCCGGCCTGGGGCGAGGGAGACGGCGGCATCTGGGCGTCGGACGAGGCGGGCCTGGCGATGCGTTCGGGCGACATCCGCCAGATCATCGTGGTGCCGGACGGGAACCCCGAACCCGAGCTGCGGGACTACCTGGACGAGGTGACGGGGGTGGACGTTGCCCTGGTGCCACCGTTGGCGGAGCTGTTCTTGATCCCGAGGGGCCGGACCTTCCAGGTCGGCGGCCTGCCCCTGCTGCCCGTGGGCCGGGTGGGGCGCCCCCCGCACCGCCACCCGGCCAAGCGGGCCCTCGACCTGGTGGGCTCGCTCCTGGCCCTGGTGGTGTTGTCTCCGGTTCTCGCGCTCTCGGCCCTGGCCATCAAGGTGACCAGCGAGGGGCCGGTTATCTACCGGCAGCGCCGGGTGGGCCGGGACGGCCAGCTGTTCGAGATCTGGAAGTTCCGGACGATGTCGGTGGGAGCCGAGGGCGCCGTGGTGGACCTGCGCGACCGCAACGCCGCCGACGGCCTGCTCTTCAAGATCGAGCACGATCCGCGGGTGACACCGGTGGGGCGCATCCTGCGCCGGCTGTCGGTCGACGAGCTGCCGCAGCTGGTCAACGTGCTGAAGGGGCAGATGAGCCTGGTGGGCCCGCGGCCGCTGGCGGTCGACCCCGAGAGCTTTGCCCCCGCCGAGCGGGGCCGCCACGCCATCGCCCCGGGGATCACCGGGTACTGGCAGGTCAACGGGGGTAACGCCCTCACCTACCAGGAGATGATCAAGCTGGACCTGGCGTACATCCACGGATGGACGCTGTGGCTCGACGTCCTCCTCCTGGCGAGGACGGTTCCGGCCCTCGTGCGCCGGCGCGGCCCCTGGTAG
- a CDS encoding G1 family glutamic endopeptidase, whose protein sequence is MGFRIRRAKVLVGAAAGLAAMAGSVGMAGSAGAASSASPQISGNWAGYAASGSNITSVAGTWTVPAAGTLPPGVSSTWVGIGGFTTSDLIQAGTQQVSSPLDQVFAGGAYGAWYEMLPDNPVFITGCAGDAKCTVNPGDAMNVTVANQGGNSWKISMADGSHWSWSGTFNYVSTESSAEWIHEAPSLAGALPIPVGNSGTVTFDGAANSAVIGGATRSIGASGAVPVEALPVETTTSALDSDGDGFNVCTYSLSCAAPAS, encoded by the coding sequence GTGGGATTCCGGATTCGTCGGGCCAAGGTGTTGGTGGGGGCGGCAGCGGGGCTGGCGGCGATGGCCGGCAGCGTCGGCATGGCCGGGTCGGCGGGAGCGGCGTCGAGCGCCTCGCCACAGATCAGCGGGAACTGGGCCGGCTACGCCGCGTCCGGCTCCAACATCACGTCGGTGGCCGGGACCTGGACCGTGCCCGCCGCCGGCACCCTCCCGCCCGGAGTGTCGTCGACGTGGGTCGGCATCGGCGGGTTCACCACCTCCGACCTCATTCAGGCCGGCACCCAGCAGGTCAGCTCCCCCCTCGACCAGGTCTTCGCCGGCGGCGCCTACGGCGCGTGGTACGAGATGCTGCCCGACAACCCCGTGTTCATCACCGGCTGCGCGGGTGACGCCAAGTGCACCGTCAACCCCGGCGACGCCATGAACGTAACGGTCGCCAACCAGGGCGGGAACAGCTGGAAGATCTCCATGGCCGACGGTTCCCACTGGTCCTGGAGCGGGACCTTCAACTACGTCTCGACCGAGTCCTCGGCGGAGTGGATCCACGAGGCCCCGTCGTTGGCGGGTGCCCTTCCCATCCCGGTCGGCAACTCGGGGACGGTCACCTTCGACGGTGCGGCCAACTCGGCCGTGATCGGTGGTGCGACCCGGAGCATCGGGGCGTCCGGGGCGGTCCCGGTCGAGGCCCTGCCGGTCGAGACGACGACCTCGGCGCTCGACAGCGACGGGGACGGGTTCAACGTCTGCACCTACAGCCTGAGCTGCGCCGCCCCCGCCAGCTGA
- a CDS encoding glycosyltransferase family 39 protein, translated as MAGGRSGLQRSTVVWGSVILAGALAVRVAYVALTSGYRTVYDAGDYYRIGVSLAHGHGFAPSVYAAGASALRPPLYPLFLAVPFWAGHDSVTLARLLQAVLGVATVALIGVLAGQLWGRRAALVGAALAAALPALVVMGGVLMTELLFVTLMAAALVAALAARTSPHRLRWAAGAGALGGLAALVRPNGAAVVVGAAVVVGTGLRGHRRRALQAAGVVVAAAVVVVLPWTVRNAVTFHAFVPISDSTGFNLAGTYNSHQARAPEPLTASWGYPPATPGPAARFSGPHPSEYVLMERLQSDAVRYAEHHPLYVVETTALNSWRILGGQPSYWLHFSGLSVGVGATAQDAWYAGWLALAALGALGLVLAPVRRGVPVGVWLVPLLLLVSAAQVDGEARYRTPLEVFVVLVAGAGLAELHDRRSSRKGRSTTA; from the coding sequence GTGGCCGGGGGCAGGTCGGGGCTGCAGCGGTCCACCGTGGTCTGGGGGTCCGTGATCCTGGCGGGGGCGCTGGCGGTCCGGGTCGCCTACGTGGCGCTCACCTCGGGGTACCGCACCGTCTACGACGCCGGTGACTACTACCGGATCGGCGTCTCGCTGGCCCACGGCCACGGGTTCGCCCCCTCCGTGTACGCCGCCGGGGCGTCGGCGTTGCGACCCCCCCTCTATCCGCTGTTCCTGGCCGTGCCGTTCTGGGCCGGCCACGACTCGGTCACCCTGGCCCGTCTCCTCCAGGCCGTCCTGGGCGTCGCCACCGTGGCCCTGATCGGCGTGCTGGCCGGTCAGCTGTGGGGACGCCGGGCCGCGCTGGTCGGGGCCGCCCTGGCCGCCGCCCTGCCCGCCCTGGTGGTGATGGGGGGCGTTCTCATGACCGAGCTGCTGTTCGTCACCCTCATGGCCGCGGCCCTGGTCGCCGCCCTGGCGGCCCGGACGTCGCCGCACCGGCTCCGCTGGGCGGCCGGCGCCGGGGCCCTGGGGGGGCTGGCCGCTCTCGTGCGGCCCAACGGGGCGGCGGTGGTGGTGGGGGCGGCGGTGGTGGTGGGGACCGGCCTGCGGGGCCACCGGCGCCGCGCCCTGCAGGCGGCGGGCGTCGTGGTGGCCGCCGCCGTGGTCGTCGTCCTGCCCTGGACGGTCAGGAACGCCGTCACGTTCCACGCCTTCGTGCCGATCTCCGACTCGACCGGGTTCAACCTCGCCGGCACCTACAACAGCCACCAGGCCCGCGCCCCCGAGCCGCTGACGGCGTCGTGGGGCTACCCGCCCGCCACGCCCGGGCCCGCGGCCCGGTTCTCGGGCCCGCACCCGAGTGAGTACGTGCTGATGGAGCGGCTCCAGTCCGACGCCGTCCGCTACGCCGAGCACCATCCTCTCTACGTGGTCGAGACGACGGCGTTGAACAGCTGGCGGATCCTCGGCGGTCAGCCCTCGTACTGGCTGCACTTCTCCGGCCTGTCCGTGGGCGTGGGCGCCACCGCCCAGGACGCGTGGTACGCCGGGTGGCTGGCCCTGGCGGCCCTGGGGGCGCTCGGGCTGGTCCTGGCCCCGGTGCGCCGGGGTGTGCCGGTCGGCGTGTGGCTGGTGCCGCTCCTGTTGCTCGTCTCCGCCGCCCAGGTCGACGGCGAGGCGCGCTACCGGACCCCGCTCGAGGTCTTCGTGGTGCTCGTGGCCGGCGCCGGGCTGGCCGAGCTCCACGACCGCCGCAGCAGCAGGAAGGGTCGCTCGACGACGGCGTAG
- a CDS encoding dodecin: MADATYKVSEIVGTSPESIHQAVRNGVQRASQTIRHLDWFEVTDIRGYITDGEVAHFQVTMKVGFKLED; this comes from the coding sequence ATGGCCGACGCCACCTACAAGGTCAGCGAGATCGTCGGGACGTCCCCCGAGAGCATCCATCAGGCGGTGCGCAACGGGGTCCAGCGGGCCAGCCAGACGATCCGCCACCTCGACTGGTTCGAGGTGACCGACATCCGCGGCTACATCACCGACGGGGAGGTGGCCCACTTCCAGGTGACCATGAAGGTGGGCTTCAAGCTGGAGGACTGA
- a CDS encoding alpha/beta hydrolase, which translates to MVSIARRVEPDAGALPALEPDLVELGWAVPKGRVVELPGRGTTFVRDMPGPTADAPAVVLLHGLAATGGLNWFGCFAPLSRHFRVIAIDHRGHGRGIRTPDRFRLADCADDVVALADELGLDQFIPAGYSMGGPISQLIWHRHRERVRGLVLCATSRNFRGTPRERVQFLGLGLLVAGGWRPWLNRDSGRVRRVVEAMVTPELVHGPIHSWIVSELHRNDTGKVIEAAETLGRYSSHSWIGDIDVPVSVVVTTRDWLVPVRRQLKLARAIPTAVVFPVDGDHLICANQPEEFASALVDATRLVDRRARAHAERISRTGS; encoded by the coding sequence GTGGTCAGCATCGCCCGCAGGGTGGAGCCGGACGCGGGCGCCCTTCCCGCCCTCGAGCCCGACCTGGTCGAGCTGGGCTGGGCGGTGCCCAAGGGACGGGTGGTCGAGCTCCCCGGGCGCGGCACCACGTTCGTGCGGGACATGCCCGGGCCGACGGCGGACGCTCCCGCCGTCGTGCTGCTGCACGGGCTGGCGGCCACGGGGGGCCTGAACTGGTTCGGGTGCTTCGCCCCGCTGAGCCGGCACTTCCGCGTGATCGCCATCGACCACCGGGGCCACGGCCGGGGGATCCGGACCCCCGACCGCTTCCGGCTGGCCGACTGCGCCGACGACGTCGTGGCCCTGGCCGACGAGCTGGGGCTGGACCAGTTCATCCCCGCCGGGTACTCGATGGGGGGCCCGATCTCCCAGCTGATCTGGCACCGCCACCGCGAGCGGGTGCGCGGCCTGGTGCTGTGCGCGACCAGCCGGAACTTCCGGGGAACGCCGCGCGAGCGGGTGCAGTTCCTCGGCCTGGGCCTGCTCGTGGCCGGAGGCTGGCGCCCGTGGCTCAACCGGGACTCGGGCCGGGTCCGGCGCGTTGTCGAGGCCATGGTCACCCCGGAGCTGGTCCACGGGCCGATCCACTCCTGGATCGTCTCGGAGCTGCACCGCAACGACACCGGGAAGGTCATCGAGGCGGCCGAGACCCTCGGCCGGTACTCCTCCCACTCGTGGATCGGGGACATCGACGTTCCGGTGTCGGTCGTGGTGACCACCCGCGACTGGCTGGTCCCGGTGCGCCGGCAGCTCAAGCTGGCGCGGGCCATCCCGACGGCGGTGGTCTTCCCCGTGGACGGTGACCACCTGATCTGCGCCAACCAGCCCGAGGAGTTCGCCTCGGCCCTGGTCGACGCCACCCGGCTGGTCGACCGGCGGGCCCGGGCCCACGCCGAGAGGATCAGCCGGACAGGAAGCTGA
- a CDS encoding zinc-binding dehydrogenase yields MKALVFRHNLAREAFSKVGGALDHRAFVARFSPVSLEDIPEPASPGPGWVGCDTVVSGICGSDAKQIFLNGARDNPLTALLSFPHVLGHEVVATRRDTGQRVVVNPWLSCGPRGIDPPCSACAEGRYPWCRNFTSGMLDAGIHLGNCAGAPGAHAERFYAHEEQIFPIPDGMDDEEAVLSDPAAVSLRTILLAPPQPGKPVLVYGSGTLALAAVGLLEVLYPDCEVWLACLPGPAAGIAARLGAEASFGSGPENVVAEVARRCGGQRLRPWSGKEWLQDGPAVVYDTVGSPETVETSLRVLDTGGTLVISGVEPPSRFEWTPLYFKELHVVGSNAFGIEAVGGVNKHAFEHYFDLAGRGLDLTPLITHRFRLEQWRDAVATIAERKKTGSVKVLLRP; encoded by the coding sequence GTGAAAGCACTCGTCTTCCGCCACAACCTGGCCCGCGAGGCGTTCTCCAAGGTCGGGGGCGCCCTCGACCATCGGGCGTTCGTGGCCCGCTTCTCCCCGGTGAGCCTCGAGGACATACCGGAGCCGGCGTCTCCCGGCCCGGGCTGGGTCGGCTGCGACACCGTCGTGAGCGGCATCTGCGGGTCGGACGCCAAGCAGATCTTCCTCAACGGGGCGCGCGACAACCCGCTCACCGCGCTGCTCTCGTTCCCACACGTGCTCGGCCACGAGGTGGTCGCCACTCGCCGCGACACCGGACAGCGGGTCGTGGTGAACCCCTGGCTGTCGTGCGGGCCGCGGGGCATCGACCCGCCGTGCTCGGCGTGCGCCGAGGGCCGTTACCCGTGGTGCCGCAACTTCACCTCGGGGATGCTGGACGCCGGCATCCACCTCGGGAACTGTGCCGGGGCGCCGGGCGCCCACGCCGAACGGTTCTACGCCCACGAGGAGCAGATCTTCCCCATCCCGGACGGGATGGACGACGAGGAGGCGGTGCTCTCGGACCCGGCGGCGGTGTCGCTGCGCACGATCCTGCTGGCCCCGCCGCAACCGGGCAAACCGGTGCTCGTCTACGGCAGCGGCACCCTGGCCCTGGCCGCGGTGGGGTTGCTCGAGGTCCTGTATCCCGACTGTGAGGTGTGGCTGGCGTGCCTGCCGGGGCCGGCTGCCGGCATCGCCGCCCGGCTCGGCGCCGAGGCCAGCTTCGGCTCCGGCCCGGAGAACGTGGTGGCCGAGGTGGCGCGCCGCTGCGGGGGCCAGCGGCTGCGGCCGTGGAGCGGGAAGGAGTGGCTGCAGGACGGCCCGGCGGTGGTCTACGACACCGTCGGCAGCCCCGAGACGGTCGAGACCTCGCTGCGGGTGCTCGACACCGGCGGCACGCTCGTCATCAGCGGGGTCGAGCCGCCGTCCCGCTTCGAGTGGACGCCGCTGTACTTCAAGGAGCTGCACGTCGTCGGCTCCAACGCCTTCGGGATCGAGGCGGTCGGCGGGGTGAACAAGCACGCCTTCGAGCACTACTTCGACCTGGCGGGCCGGGGTCTCGACCTCACGCCACTGATCACCCACCGCTTCCGCCTCGAGCAGTGGCGCGACGCCGTCGCCACCATCGCCGAGCGCAAGAAGACCGGGTCGGTGAAGGTGCTGCTGCGTCCTTGA